One genomic window of Panicum hallii strain FIL2 chromosome 6, PHallii_v3.1, whole genome shotgun sequence includes the following:
- the LOC112896402 gene encoding cinnamoyl-CoA reductase 1-like isoform X2 → MLTFREASNGEQQEQQQLVCVTGSGSFTGSWVVKELLRRGYRVRGTARDPEDSKNAHLLALEGADERLSLSRADVLDPDSLRAAFSGCRGVFHVASPVSNDPELVPVAVDGTRNVITAAADEGVRRVVLTSSYGAVHMDPNRSPDAVLDETCWSDYDFCRRTDNWYCCAKMMAEIAATEAAAKLGLELAVVLPCNTVGPMLQRTLNFSNHHVGRYLTGTRRTYPNAVAAYVDVRDVARAHVLAYEHEGPGAGGRYLCVGAVLHRARLVGMLRELFPQYPVTAKCEDDGKPMARPYGFSNQRLKDLGLEFTPIEKSLYEAVIGMQKMGHLPIIAKQPRANMN, encoded by the exons ATGCTTACCTTTCGCGAGGCCAGCAATGGAGAGcagcaggagcagcagcagttggTGTGCGTGACCGGATCAGGCAGCTTCACCGGGTCGTGGGTGGTGAAGGAGCTTCTCCGGCGCGGCTACCGTGTCAGGGGAACAGCAAGGGACCCTG AGGACAGCAAGAACGCGCACCTGCTCGCGCTGGAGGGCGCGGACGAGAGGCTGTCCCTGAGCCGCGCCGACGTCCTGGACCCCGACTCCCTCCGCGCCGCCTTCAGCGGCTGCCGCGGCGTCTTCCACGTCGCCTCCCCGGTGTCCAACGACCCT GAGCTCGTGCCGGTGGCCGTGGATGGCACCCGGAACGTGATCACCGCCGCGGCGGACGAGGGCGTGCGCCGCGTGGTGCTCACCTCGTCCTACGGCGCGGTGCACATGGACCCCAACCGGAGCCCCGACGCCGTCCTCGACGAGACATGCTGGAGCGACTACGACTTCTGCAGACGGACAGAT AACTGGTACTGCTGCGCCAAGATGATGGCCGAGATCGCGgcgacggaggcggcggcgaagctGGGCCTGGAGCTGGCGGTGGTGCTGCCGTGCAATACCGTGGGCCCGATGCTGCAGCGGACCCTCAACTTCAGCAACCACCACGTCGGGCGCTACCTCACGGGCACGAGGAGGACCTACCCGAACGCGGTCGCCGCGTACGTCGACGTCCGCGACGTCGCCCGCGCGCACGTGCTGGCCTACGAGCACGAgggccccggcgccggcgggcgctACCTCTGCGTCGGCGCCGTGCTGCACCGCGCCCGGCTTGTCGGCATGCTCCGGGAGCTCTTCCCGCAGTACCCCGTCACGGCCAA GTGTGAAGATGACGGCAAGCCAATGGCGAGGCCGTACGGGTTCTCCAACCAGAGGCTCAAGGACTTGGGCTTGGAGTTCACTCCCATCGAGAAAAGTTTGTACGAGGCAGTGATAGGCATGCAGAAGATGGGGCACCTGCCTATCATCGCGAAGCAACCCCGTGCAAACAT GAATTGA
- the LOC112896402 gene encoding cinnamoyl-CoA reductase 1-like isoform X1 has protein sequence MLTFREASNGEQQEQQQLVCVTGSGSFTGSWVVKELLRRGYRVRGTARDPEDSKNAHLLALEGADERLSLSRADVLDPDSLRAAFSGCRGVFHVASPVSNDPELVPVAVDGTRNVITAAADEGVRRVVLTSSYGAVHMDPNRSPDAVLDETCWSDYDFCRRTDNWYCCAKMMAEIAATEAAAKLGLELAVVLPCNTVGPMLQRTLNFSNHHVGRYLTGTRRTYPNAVAAYVDVRDVARAHVLAYEHEGPGAGGRYLCVGAVLHRARLVGMLRELFPQYPVTAKCEDDGKPMARPYGFSNQRLKDLGLEFTPIEKSLYEAVIGMQKMGHLPIIAKQPRANMGPFGSSYFAGIEILFGSEFDIPLLSNYFLKFRYKSILNSQDEKWKPSYVSIP, from the exons ATGCTTACCTTTCGCGAGGCCAGCAATGGAGAGcagcaggagcagcagcagttggTGTGCGTGACCGGATCAGGCAGCTTCACCGGGTCGTGGGTGGTGAAGGAGCTTCTCCGGCGCGGCTACCGTGTCAGGGGAACAGCAAGGGACCCTG AGGACAGCAAGAACGCGCACCTGCTCGCGCTGGAGGGCGCGGACGAGAGGCTGTCCCTGAGCCGCGCCGACGTCCTGGACCCCGACTCCCTCCGCGCCGCCTTCAGCGGCTGCCGCGGCGTCTTCCACGTCGCCTCCCCGGTGTCCAACGACCCT GAGCTCGTGCCGGTGGCCGTGGATGGCACCCGGAACGTGATCACCGCCGCGGCGGACGAGGGCGTGCGCCGCGTGGTGCTCACCTCGTCCTACGGCGCGGTGCACATGGACCCCAACCGGAGCCCCGACGCCGTCCTCGACGAGACATGCTGGAGCGACTACGACTTCTGCAGACGGACAGAT AACTGGTACTGCTGCGCCAAGATGATGGCCGAGATCGCGgcgacggaggcggcggcgaagctGGGCCTGGAGCTGGCGGTGGTGCTGCCGTGCAATACCGTGGGCCCGATGCTGCAGCGGACCCTCAACTTCAGCAACCACCACGTCGGGCGCTACCTCACGGGCACGAGGAGGACCTACCCGAACGCGGTCGCCGCGTACGTCGACGTCCGCGACGTCGCCCGCGCGCACGTGCTGGCCTACGAGCACGAgggccccggcgccggcgggcgctACCTCTGCGTCGGCGCCGTGCTGCACCGCGCCCGGCTTGTCGGCATGCTCCGGGAGCTCTTCCCGCAGTACCCCGTCACGGCCAA GTGTGAAGATGACGGCAAGCCAATGGCGAGGCCGTACGGGTTCTCCAACCAGAGGCTCAAGGACTTGGGCTTGGAGTTCACTCCCATCGAGAAAAGTTTGTACGAGGCAGTGATAGGCATGCAGAAGATGGGGCACCTGCCTATCATCGCGAAGCAACCCCGTGCAAACAT GGGGCCGTTTGGATCATCTTATTTTGCAGGAATTGAAATCTTATTTGGATCAGAATTTGACATTCCACTACTTTCCAACTACTTTCTAAAGTTTAGATACAAGTCTATCCTAAATTCACAGGACGAAAAATGGAAACCAAGCTACGTTTCTATTCCGTAA